One Bacteroidota bacterium genomic window carries:
- a CDS encoding ABC transporter permease subunit yields the protein MIKIFKYQIRDVLRSRLVIFYFLFFLLFTSLIFHFTSEPSGVIANILSINVSFVPLLTLLHGTTFYYNSKGYILFMLTQPVRRINLVTGIWFGVSIPLVLAQFLGILIPFLLFSDITMALAAPLGSLLATGAFITFIFLAIAFLIAIFQDDKAKGFGLSLSLWFLLALLYDGIILAISVYFADWPLELPLLMISSFNPIDLARIFCLIHLDSAALMGYTGAIFQEYFQSATGTVISAFALCLWMVLPLGAALLKFNRKDF from the coding sequence ATGATTAAGATCTTTAAATATCAGATAAGAGATGTACTGAGATCGAGACTGGTAATTTTCTATTTCCTCTTTTTCCTCCTTTTCACTTCTTTGATTTTTCACTTTACGAGTGAACCATCAGGAGTAATAGCCAATATCCTGAGCATTAATGTTTCGTTTGTGCCCTTGCTTACACTCCTGCATGGCACCACTTTCTACTACAACAGCAAGGGATATATTCTCTTTATGCTTACACAACCCGTTCGCAGGATCAACCTCGTTACCGGAATATGGTTCGGTGTTTCCATTCCACTTGTACTTGCTCAGTTTCTCGGAATACTGATTCCATTTCTCCTGTTTTCTGATATTACGATGGCATTGGCGGCACCTCTCGGTTCACTTCTTGCTACGGGAGCATTTATCACATTCATTTTTCTTGCGATAGCTTTCTTAATCGCAATTTTTCAGGACGACAAGGCAAAGGGTTTTGGACTCTCTCTTTCCCTCTGGTTTTTGCTTGCATTGCTCTATGACGGAATCATTCTGGCAATTTCGGTTTACTTTGCCGACTGGCCTCTCGAACTTCCCCTGTTGATGATCAGTTCTTTCAATCCGATTGATCTCGCAAGAATTTTCTGCCTGATCCACCTCGATTCCGCCGCACTCATGGGTTATACAGGTGCGATATTTCAGGAATATTTCCAGTCGGCAACAGGAACAGTAATCTCTGCCTTTGCCCTCTGTTTGTGGATGGTGCTCCCTCTTGGTGCGGCACTTCTGAAATTTAACAGGAAAGATTTTTAG
- a CDS encoding Rrf2 family transcriptional regulator — MIFSKKCEYGLQTVLLLSTLPSGTTISAGEISGTLNIPKDFTGKILQQLTTSELIDSKRGNGGGFSLALPASQIKMIDIINALDGLEVFNMCVLGFNRCNPDDPCPVHHQWSNLRATAYELFSNTNLEEVKEKSITKIKNIFDDQIKLAIIQKSNNAVIQ, encoded by the coding sequence ATGATTTTCTCAAAGAAATGCGAATACGGATTGCAGACTGTTCTGCTCCTCTCTACCCTTCCATCGGGAACGACAATATCCGCCGGAGAGATATCGGGCACCCTCAATATTCCAAAAGATTTCACGGGAAAAATCTTACAACAGCTTACCACATCGGAGCTGATTGATTCAAAAAGGGGAAATGGAGGTGGCTTCAGTCTTGCCCTTCCCGCTTCACAGATCAAAATGATCGATATCATCAATGCCCTCGACGGACTCGAGGTTTTCAACATGTGTGTCCTCGGATTCAACAGGTGCAATCCTGACGACCCCTGTCCTGTTCATCACCAGTGGAGCAACCTTCGGGCGACAGCTTATGAACTTTTCTCGAACACCAACCTTGAGGAGGTGAAGGAAAAATCGATCACAAAAATCAAAAATATATTCGACGATCAAATCAAACTCGCAATAATCCAAAAATCCAATAATGCAGTAATCCAATAA
- a CDS encoding DUF2249 domain-containing protein produces MLNNEINGNIVEFIANSPKLKLDVRETLAGGVDPFHLIMDHISILKEGEVFHLLNSFEPMPLYTVLAKRGFDHYTEVLDSVFHIYFFKPVDKGNASVDDNKTPSAQTERPDVIEMDVRDLEPPEPMIKILGKVRELDEKTILLVHHHREPMMLYEKLEEIGFQAVTTKINDNYYKVVISKKD; encoded by the coding sequence GTGTTAAACAATGAAATAAACGGGAATATCGTGGAATTTATAGCAAATTCCCCAAAACTTAAACTTGATGTAAGAGAGACTCTCGCAGGAGGTGTTGATCCTTTTCATCTGATTATGGACCACATTTCCATTCTGAAAGAGGGAGAAGTGTTTCACCTCCTCAACTCTTTTGAACCGATGCCTCTCTATACAGTACTTGCTAAAAGGGGCTTCGACCACTATACAGAGGTCCTCGATTCCGTCTTCCACATCTATTTTTTCAAGCCGGTTGATAAAGGGAACGCATCTGTGGATGACAACAAAACACCATCAGCACAAACAGAGCGCCCCGATGTGATCGAGATGGATGTGAGAGACCTTGAACCGCCTGAACCGATGATTAAAATACTCGGCAAGGTGAGAGAACTTGACGAAAAAACCATCCTCCTCGTTCACCACCACAGAGAACCAATGATGCTCTATGAGAAACTGGAGGAAATCGGTTTTCAGGCTGTCACGACAAAGATAAATGACAACTATTACAAAGTAGTTATCTCAAAGAAAGATTAG
- a CDS encoding metal-sulfur cluster assembly factor, translated as MPSNEAVLKSLENVIDPELNLNIVELGLIYDVIIREDVILVRMTLTTPGCPMHDSILQWVERQLQTSFPKYRIFIDLVWEPQWTPKRMSPEAKNKLDMMFE; from the coding sequence ATACCATCCAATGAAGCCGTTCTAAAATCTTTGGAGAATGTAATTGACCCCGAACTCAATCTGAACATAGTTGAACTGGGGCTGATCTATGATGTGATCATTAGGGAAGATGTTATCCTCGTCAGAATGACCCTTACCACTCCCGGTTGCCCCATGCACGACAGTATTCTTCAATGGGTTGAAAGACAACTCCAGACAAGTTTCCCTAAATACAGAATATTCATAGACCTCGTTTGGGAGCCACAGTGGACCCCGAAGAGAATGTCTCCCGAGGCAAAAAACAAGCTCGACATGATGTTTGAGTGA
- a CDS encoding cupin domain-containing protein, with amino-acid sequence MLNIDINGNVSGLINYSEKAIVSRQLLKNPSGNVTLFAFDKEENLTEHTSPFDALVNIVEGKMEIKIGGEPFTVETGSIIKLPANVPHGLIALEKTKMMLIMIKG; translated from the coding sequence ATGTTAAATATAGATATAAATGGTAATGTTTCCGGGTTGATTAACTACTCGGAAAAAGCGATTGTCAGCAGACAGTTGTTAAAAAATCCTTCCGGTAATGTCACCCTTTTCGCTTTCGACAAAGAGGAAAATCTGACTGAACACACCTCTCCTTTTGATGCTCTTGTTAATATAGTTGAAGGGAAAATGGAGATTAAAATTGGTGGTGAACCTTTCACTGTGGAAACAGGATCGATAATAAAACTTCCTGCGAATGTTCCTCACGGGCTGATTGCTCTCGAAAAAACCAAAATGATGCTCATTATGATTAAAGGATAA
- a CDS encoding TonB-dependent receptor yields MKFFPVLFLFSSFLIFSQANPEPYKATLRGFVSDSTNGEAVIYANVVIKGTTTGATTNTSGYYIITSVPDGKQTIIYSMVGYKPKEITVDLPAGKITQIDVKLVPASYTTQTLTIYGEKTVEANATDLGLEKITAQEIKLLPKGVEADILRTLQYTAGVSTTGDVSARYFVRGSDNEQNVVLLNGATIYNPFHALGIFSVVDPEIASALEFHKGGFSAEHGGRLSSVLDIITKDGNKNHFSAGLNASLLSGKGFLEGPIPGGSFILTGRKSYFTETLKKFLNNKTSPFDFYDYSFKVNYSNPEILENSKFVFHLFGSQDDLKNNNPFKEDYSLKNNVLGLNWYQVWAAPIFSEMTFSLSSFDAAVTPNLSNVKDRKNSVTDFSSKWNFTYIFDSRDELGVGLHTTIFNSTLDQENLRGSRTKLESSGVSMNIYLKYKFLTFEDFGLDVGARILMTTLTKNRAGFIEPRIKSTYKVADWLTLKASFGKYSQEVTTLVDENDLLSIFEPWIVVPDYLTTPEAYHYIAGVKIAPLPGIVLELEGYYKDIRNLTDFNDRKFTAGDPDLIQLNGESYGFEADLLMQSDMFYFKAGYSLGWAYKFKDGARYSPRYDTRHSLNSILGFNPGDGWNIYLTWNFSTGRPYTPLAGYLDRFRIDDFWTQWLALGQYDPKSLYGLQNSERFPVYHRMDIGVSKTHFIYYMACTLDFSIINVYDRRNIFYFDDKTGERVDMLPFLPSLSLKVQI; encoded by the coding sequence TTGAAATTTTTTCCTGTTCTGTTTCTGTTCTCTTCATTTCTTATTTTTTCACAAGCAAATCCCGAACCATACAAAGCCACTTTAAGAGGATTTGTCTCCGATTCCACAAACGGCGAGGCGGTCATCTACGCCAATGTGGTCATCAAGGGCACAACTACAGGTGCCACCACCAACACTTCGGGTTATTACATCATAACTTCTGTTCCTGATGGAAAACAGACCATTATATATTCGATGGTCGGCTACAAACCAAAGGAAATTACAGTCGATCTGCCTGCCGGTAAGATCACCCAAATAGATGTGAAACTGGTTCCGGCCTCTTATACTACCCAAACCCTTACCATTTACGGTGAAAAAACGGTCGAAGCGAATGCCACTGATCTCGGTCTCGAGAAAATTACCGCACAGGAGATAAAACTTCTTCCCAAGGGAGTGGAAGCCGATATTCTTCGTACCTTGCAATATACTGCCGGTGTCAGCACAACAGGTGATGTCTCTGCACGATACTTTGTCAGAGGCAGTGATAATGAACAGAATGTCGTTCTCCTGAACGGTGCCACCATTTACAATCCGTTTCACGCTCTTGGCATTTTTTCTGTCGTCGATCCCGAAATTGCCTCGGCACTCGAGTTTCATAAAGGGGGTTTTTCTGCCGAACATGGAGGAAGACTCTCCTCGGTGCTCGATATAATCACAAAAGACGGCAACAAGAACCACTTCAGTGCCGGTCTGAATGCATCGCTCCTTTCCGGAAAAGGTTTCCTGGAGGGACCGATACCGGGTGGAAGTTTTATTTTGACCGGAAGAAAGAGCTATTTTACAGAAACACTGAAGAAATTCCTGAACAACAAAACCTCCCCTTTCGATTTTTACGACTACTCTTTTAAGGTAAACTACAGCAATCCTGAGATTCTGGAGAACTCAAAATTTGTTTTCCACCTTTTTGGAAGTCAGGATGATCTGAAAAACAACAATCCTTTCAAAGAAGATTATTCCCTGAAAAACAATGTTCTCGGTCTGAACTGGTATCAGGTTTGGGCTGCTCCAATATTTTCTGAAATGACTTTTTCACTTTCATCTTTTGATGCTGCAGTCACTCCAAATCTTAGCAATGTGAAAGACAGGAAAAATTCCGTTACAGATTTCTCTTCGAAATGGAATTTCACTTACATTTTTGATTCAAGAGATGAACTTGGTGTCGGACTTCATACAACCATTTTCAATTCGACTCTCGATCAGGAAAATCTGCGCGGATCAAGGACCAAACTCGAGTCGAGTGGTGTCTCGATGAACATTTATCTCAAATACAAATTCCTCACCTTCGAAGATTTTGGACTTGATGTCGGTGCACGAATTCTGATGACTACCCTGACCAAAAACCGTGCAGGATTCATCGAACCCAGAATTAAATCGACTTACAAAGTAGCCGACTGGCTTACTCTAAAAGCCTCTTTTGGCAAGTATTCACAGGAAGTAACCACTCTTGTTGATGAAAATGACCTCCTTTCCATTTTTGAGCCCTGGATAGTTGTCCCCGATTATCTCACTACTCCAGAGGCTTATCATTACATCGCCGGAGTGAAAATCGCGCCACTTCCCGGAATTGTTCTCGAACTCGAAGGATACTACAAGGATATCAGGAACCTTACCGATTTTAATGACCGTAAATTCACTGCAGGTGACCCGGATCTGATTCAGTTAAATGGTGAATCATACGGTTTTGAAGCCGACCTGCTTATGCAGTCGGATATGTTTTACTTCAAAGCCGGTTATTCACTCGGATGGGCTTATAAGTTCAAGGATGGCGCCAGATACTCCCCAAGGTATGATACACGGCACTCACTTAATTCCATTCTTGGATTTAATCCGGGAGACGGCTGGAATATTTATCTCACCTGGAATTTCTCGACAGGAAGGCCCTACACACCACTCGCCGGATATCTCGACAGGTTTAGAATAGATGATTTTTGGACACAGTGGCTCGCTCTCGGGCAGTATGATCCCAAATCGCTCTATGGACTTCAGAATTCCGAGAGATTCCCTGTTTATCACAGGATGGATATCGGAGTCTCAAAAACACACTTTATCTATTATATGGCTTGCACACTCGATTTCAGCATAATTAATGTTTACGACAGAAGAAATATCTTCTATTTCGACGATAAAACGGGTGAACGGGTTGACATGCTCCCCTTCCTTCCATCCCTTTCCCTGAAGGTGCAAATATGA
- a CDS encoding DUF4249 domain-containing protein yields the protein MKNLFFSFTVLAVFLLFTGCDSSFDPKKNYEEKYILNLVIKGDSVKQIAIAAKTYNVPGFNPNENSVSPFISGAAISIYSKFYDNTYTFKDSTTTAIGQKFGAPAPIYVLNQMKARVNDTLTLTAVMPDGKILKSKCAVPRDLDFKLSKNFISTITQNPSEKALTIQWSGSPDNIYVPKLVLYYATDKNGVVKGYKKEIPLKFADVSGTQKPLYPGVTRDKILIYEYAAINRIMSEISAGDQDKYSYVIQDAILEVMVMDKNLGNYYGSTEGYLDDFSVRLDEVIFSNIEGGLGVFGAYLVSSRKINVEENFVQSFGYRSRL from the coding sequence ATGAAAAATCTCTTTTTTAGTTTTACTGTGCTTGCTGTATTTCTTTTGTTCACTGGATGTGATTCTTCTTTCGATCCTAAAAAGAATTATGAGGAAAAGTACATTCTCAACCTGGTTATAAAAGGTGACTCTGTCAAACAGATTGCCATTGCCGCTAAAACCTATAATGTACCGGGATTTAACCCAAACGAAAATTCCGTCTCCCCGTTTATTTCCGGAGCTGCCATCTCCATCTACTCAAAATTTTACGATAATACATACACTTTTAAAGATTCTACAACCACAGCAATTGGACAAAAGTTTGGGGCACCGGCTCCTATCTATGTCCTGAATCAGATGAAAGCCCGTGTCAATGACACACTCACATTGACTGCTGTCATGCCCGATGGCAAGATTCTTAAATCGAAATGTGCTGTTCCTCGCGATCTGGATTTTAAGCTGTCAAAGAATTTTATCTCAACAATTACTCAAAATCCATCGGAAAAGGCTCTAACCATTCAATGGTCCGGTTCACCCGATAATATTTATGTTCCCAAGCTTGTCCTCTACTACGCTACCGATAAAAACGGTGTAGTTAAAGGTTATAAAAAGGAAATTCCGCTCAAGTTTGCTGATGTGTCGGGTACACAAAAGCCTTTGTACCCCGGGGTAACGAGAGATAAGATTTTAATTTATGAGTATGCGGCAATCAACAGGATAATGTCGGAGATTTCAGCCGGAGATCAGGACAAATATTCTTATGTTATTCAGGATGCCATACTCGAAGTGATGGTTATGGATAAAAACCTCGGTAACTATTACGGCTCGACCGAGGGATATCTCGATGACTTTTCAGTAAGGCTCGATGAGGTTATTTTCTCCAATATCGAAGGAGGCCTCGGAGTTTTTGGAGCTTACCTTGTGTCATCCCGAAAAATCAATGTGGAAGAAAATTTTGTGCAGTCGTTTGGCTACAGAAGCAGATTGTAA
- a CDS encoding DoxX family protein: MNDLGLLLLRIFAGGFMAFGHGYGKFVKFFSGEEIKFLDFLGIGMKASFFLAMSAEFFLAIFVILGLFTRTVTIPLIITMVVAAFIAHGDDPFQKKEMALLYLTVFGTLFFTGGGKYSISALLANKIPSANKAVSFLVK; this comes from the coding sequence ATGAATGACTTAGGATTACTTCTCCTTAGAATTTTTGCGGGCGGTTTCATGGCATTTGGTCATGGTTACGGTAAATTTGTTAAGTTCTTTTCCGGGGAGGAAATAAAATTTCTCGATTTCCTTGGAATTGGTATGAAAGCGAGCTTTTTTCTCGCAATGTCAGCAGAGTTTTTTCTTGCAATATTCGTAATTCTGGGACTTTTCACCAGAACTGTAACAATTCCCTTGATTATTACAATGGTGGTTGCAGCATTTATTGCACACGGTGATGATCCGTTTCAGAAAAAAGAGATGGCTCTCCTCTACCTGACTGTCTTTGGAACTCTCTTCTTTACGGGTGGAGGGAAATATTCAATATCTGCACTTCTTGCAAATAAAATTCCTTCAGCTAATAAAGCAGTATCTTTTCTTGTAAAATAA
- a CDS encoding T9SS type A sorting domain-containing protein: protein MKNIITKLSLFLFFLGLGALNAQALSGTYYIPQGANPQGYATLSAACAAISTNGANGVVTFIIDGNLTETAHCFINNNTFTATNRLVIKPAATKQPVVTLTGVNATNEFFTILNSSYVTIDGSNGNNADGTRDLTFEANLATGRWALEVQDNSDFVTIQNVKVLNVNSSRTLNTAGIAVDGSIGTVGQCPDNILISNCQIGSDASSFESGIGMWGNDPTSPVTGTIQGCDIYAGRRAITTFYIAKNYYVGNTIIISDPRDRTFYAGVYLTGSVTNDTTVVANNKFPKIAVNTAANRFAGAIVVYGNTGVINVANNFIAPNFTNSGVSTANRYYGIVFGSATWNGIINIGHNSFRIDAPATTGVNACIGYELNSDATMNVGNNIFHQGNSTPSSYLIHFPMTASATNIINFNWNAYYLAGIGSNFGYYGTGAVATLNDWKTATSQDPQSIYKMVNFVSNTDLHLTGASNGDWDLRGMPMPSVKFDIDGNPRNAMFPYKGAHEASISLPVELTSFTAMQTGEAVVLDWTTATETNNLGFEVERSTDGLAFNKIGFVKGAGSTTDKQAYKFVDNSAPTGTICYRLRQIDLNGEFAYSNIVEVDVAGVNSFALQQNYPNPFNPSTTIKFSLPAASRVNITVYDMMGSEVTKIADKDFAAGSHQLNFNASNLSSGSYIYTITATSVDGKLYKETRKMQLLK from the coding sequence ATGAAAAATATCATCACAAAATTATCGTTATTCCTGTTTTTCCTCGGGCTTGGTGCATTAAACGCACAGGCACTCTCAGGAACATACTACATCCCGCAGGGAGCTAACCCTCAGGGTTATGCGACCCTTTCTGCTGCATGTGCAGCTATTTCAACAAATGGTGCAAACGGGGTTGTCACATTTATCATCGACGGTAACCTTACCGAAACCGCTCACTGCTTCATAAACAACAACACCTTTACTGCGACCAACAGACTGGTAATCAAACCTGCTGCAACAAAACAGCCTGTGGTCACCCTGACCGGTGTTAATGCCACGAATGAATTTTTTACTATACTCAACTCAAGCTATGTAACCATCGACGGTTCGAATGGCAACAACGCTGACGGCACAAGAGACCTTACATTCGAGGCAAACCTCGCAACCGGAAGATGGGCTCTCGAAGTACAGGATAATTCAGACTTTGTAACAATCCAGAATGTCAAAGTTCTTAATGTAAACAGCTCAAGAACCTTAAACACTGCGGGTATCGCAGTTGACGGATCAATTGGCACAGTAGGTCAGTGTCCTGACAATATCCTCATCTCCAACTGCCAGATCGGAAGTGATGCTTCTTCTTTTGAATCAGGTATTGGAATGTGGGGAAATGACCCTACATCACCCGTAACCGGAACGATTCAGGGATGCGACATCTACGCAGGCAGAAGAGCCATAACAACCTTCTACATTGCAAAGAATTACTATGTTGGTAACACCATCATAATTTCTGATCCAAGAGACCGTACATTCTACGCTGGTGTTTACCTTACAGGAAGTGTTACAAATGATACTACAGTAGTCGCAAACAACAAATTCCCCAAAATTGCCGTGAATACCGCTGCAAACAGATTCGCCGGTGCAATTGTGGTTTATGGAAATACCGGTGTTATCAATGTTGCAAACAACTTTATTGCTCCAAACTTCACAAATTCAGGCGTTTCCACAGCCAACAGATACTACGGTATCGTTTTCGGTTCGGCAACATGGAACGGAATCATCAATATTGGCCACAACTCTTTCAGAATTGATGCCCCTGCAACCACAGGTGTCAATGCATGCATCGGTTACGAATTAAACTCCGATGCTACAATGAATGTCGGTAACAACATTTTCCACCAGGGAAACAGCACTCCGAGCTCTTATCTTATCCATTTCCCGATGACAGCAAGTGCTACCAACATCATTAATTTCAACTGGAATGCCTACTATCTTGCCGGTATTGGTTCAAATTTCGGTTATTACGGGACCGGTGCTGTTGCAACTTTGAACGACTGGAAAACCGCAACTTCACAGGATCCACAGTCGATCTACAAAATGGTCAATTTTGTATCCAACACCGACCTCCACCTTACAGGTGCTTCAAACGGTGACTGGGATTTAAGAGGAATGCCGATGCCATCAGTAAAATTTGACATCGATGGCAATCCAAGAAACGCAATGTTCCCTTACAAGGGTGCTCACGAAGCTTCCATTTCACTTCCTGTGGAGCTGACATCATTTACCGCTATGCAGACAGGTGAAGCTGTGGTCCTTGACTGGACAACAGCCACCGAAACCAACAACCTCGGTTTCGAAGTTGAAAGATCAACAGACGGACTCGCATTCAACAAGATCGGTTTCGTAAAAGGTGCCGGTTCAACAACTGACAAACAGGCTTACAAATTTGTTGACAATTCGGCTCCAACAGGAACAATCTGTTACAGACTTCGTCAGATTGACCTCAACGGTGAATTTGCTTATTCAAACATTGTCGAAGTGGATGTCGCCGGTGTGAATTCTTTTGCATTGCAGCAGAACTATCCAAACCCGTTCAACCCTTCAACGACAATCAAATTCTCTCTTCCTGCAGCTTCCAGAGTTAACATCACTGTTTATGACATGATGGGTTCTGAAGTTACAAAGATTGCTGACAAAGATTTCGCAGCCGGTTCACACCAGTTGAATTTCAATGCATCAAACCTTTCCAGCGGAAGCTATATCTATACAATCACTGCCACCTCTGTTGACGGCAAATTGTATAAAGAAACAAGAAAAATGCAGCTTTTGAAGTAG
- a CDS encoding esterase, whose translation MKREIHGWWSPRLEKNMEIVVYGHWGIPLLMFPTAGADFLEYERFQLINAISPYIESGKIKVFSINSINNESWLNNSMMPHHKALRHMTYNYYVTDEVVPFIHNNCGGLQPIMLTGASLGALHAANIFFRRPDLFAGTIPMSGYYDLKSYTKGYYDENVYFNSPVDYLSNLNDENLLNQMRHNKRIIIATGQGEYEAPQGSINLSNILRSKGIPHELEIWGHDMPHDWPTWRKMLPYFVSKL comes from the coding sequence ATGAAAAGAGAAATACACGGATGGTGGAGCCCGCGACTGGAGAAGAACATGGAAATAGTTGTTTACGGGCACTGGGGCATTCCGTTGCTTATGTTTCCCACTGCCGGTGCGGATTTCCTTGAGTATGAAAGATTTCAACTCATAAATGCCATTTCACCTTACATCGAATCGGGAAAGATCAAGGTTTTCTCGATAAACAGCATTAACAACGAGAGCTGGTTGAACAATTCGATGATGCCACACCATAAAGCACTCCGACACATGACATACAACTACTATGTTACGGATGAAGTGGTGCCATTTATCCACAACAACTGCGGTGGACTGCAACCCATAATGCTTACGGGTGCTTCACTTGGAGCACTTCATGCAGCGAACATCTTTTTCAGAAGACCCGACCTGTTTGCCGGTACGATACCGATGAGTGGTTATTATGACCTCAAATCGTACACAAAGGGGTATTATGATGAGAATGTTTATTTCAATTCACCTGTCGATTATCTCTCAAACCTGAATGACGAGAATCTGTTAAATCAGATGCGTCACAACAAGAGGATAATAATTGCTACAGGTCAGGGAGAATATGAGGCTCCACAGGGGTCAATCAATCTTTCCAATATTCTTCGGAGCAAAGGGATACCCCATGAACTTGAGATTTGGGGACACGACATGCCGCACGACTGGCCTACATGGAGAAAAATGCTTCCATACTTTGTCAGCAAACTTTGA
- a CDS encoding LytTR family DNA-binding domain-containing protein, producing the protein MNCLIVDDEEISRKILERFVAQTENLELAGSFSNAIEAVKILKDQEIDLVFLDIEMPEMTGIEMIETLKESPQIIFVTAKENYAVEAFEHNVTDYLLKPISYARFLKSVDKAIEIYNKYAEGTAPGYIFVKVDSRLLRLNLADINFIEAKGDYIQLHTQTGKHLIYSTMKHIEAKLPKKEFVRVHRSFIVRIDRIADITENNLMVDKNIIPIGAMYKNDLLKKLNIL; encoded by the coding sequence ATGAATTGTTTAATAGTAGATGATGAGGAAATTTCGCGGAAGATTCTTGAGAGGTTCGTTGCCCAGACAGAGAATCTCGAACTCGCAGGTTCCTTCTCCAATGCCATAGAAGCTGTAAAAATATTAAAAGATCAGGAGATTGATCTGGTTTTTCTTGACATTGAAATGCCCGAGATGACCGGCATTGAGATGATAGAAACCCTGAAAGAGAGTCCCCAGATAATATTTGTAACCGCAAAAGAGAATTATGCTGTTGAAGCTTTTGAGCACAATGTAACTGACTATCTTCTTAAACCTATAAGTTATGCAAGGTTTCTAAAATCGGTCGATAAAGCGATTGAGATATACAACAAATATGCGGAGGGGACTGCACCCGGCTACATTTTTGTAAAAGTTGATTCAAGACTTTTGCGACTCAATCTTGCTGACATAAATTTTATTGAAGCAAAAGGTGACTATATACAGTTGCACACACAAACAGGAAAGCATCTTATTTATTCGACGATGAAGCACATTGAGGCTAAACTTCCCAAGAAGGAATTCGTAAGAGTTCACAGATCATTTATTGTCAGGATCGACAGAATTGCCGACATCACGGAAAACAATCTCATGGTTGATAAAAACATCATCCCCATTGGAGCGATGTATAAAAATGATCTTTTAAAGAAACTTAACATATTATAA